A region from the Desulfomarina profundi genome encodes:
- a CDS encoding PAS domain-containing protein, whose protein sequence is MVVIGDESATGRGIRRQMEKILSTYSFPFQVEFWVKLTLEETQKRVENLGDDTFLFFFPWYQTIKGKFYTAEEVMEAIYSHSPVPIYTTWEFLLGHGAVGGRMLSGRQHGRTAAEMALRILNGEKPQNIPVQTEATGRYEFDYRVMQRLNIRHDLLPEDSLIINSPKAFYELPKELFWTIMTSLLLLLIVLVFLVTAMIGRRRVERKITEQLSFQETLMDTIPLLVSWKNRERKYLGANRTFIDFFNIETPDDVVSRKTEDVVFDREYVRWSVNADDDVARGKTIIRKRRKKLQNRDGSTGWLEVNKVPLRDRNGRIVGILTTAENVTKEQNLEKQLLQSQKMEALGTLAGGIAHDFNNILTSIINSTELALGILIRRV, encoded by the coding sequence ATGGTCGTCATTGGCGATGAATCCGCCACAGGCAGGGGGATCCGCAGACAGATGGAAAAAATACTCTCCACCTATTCATTCCCTTTCCAGGTAGAATTCTGGGTCAAACTCACCCTGGAAGAGACCCAGAAAAGAGTTGAAAATCTGGGCGATGACACGTTTCTCTTTTTCTTTCCCTGGTACCAGACAATCAAAGGAAAATTTTATACGGCGGAAGAGGTAATGGAGGCAATCTATTCCCATTCTCCTGTTCCCATTTATACCACTTGGGAGTTTCTCCTGGGCCATGGTGCCGTCGGCGGCAGAATGCTCTCCGGCAGGCAGCATGGTAGAACCGCCGCTGAAATGGCACTTCGCATCCTTAACGGGGAAAAACCGCAGAACATCCCTGTTCAGACAGAAGCCACCGGCAGATATGAGTTTGATTATCGTGTCATGCAACGACTGAATATCAGACATGATCTGCTGCCTGAGGATTCACTGATCATCAACTCACCCAAGGCCTTCTACGAGCTGCCCAAGGAACTTTTCTGGACAATCATGACCAGTCTCCTGCTTCTCCTCATCGTCCTTGTCTTTCTTGTGACGGCAATGATCGGCCGAAGGCGGGTGGAGCGGAAAATAACGGAACAGCTCTCTTTCCAGGAAACACTCATGGATACCATCCCTCTCCTGGTCTCCTGGAAAAACAGAGAAAGGAAATATCTCGGGGCCAATCGAACATTTATTGATTTTTTCAATATCGAAACCCCGGATGACGTTGTTTCCAGAAAAACTGAAGATGTGGTCTTTGACCGGGAATATGTACGCTGGTCAGTCAATGCCGATGATGATGTGGCACGGGGAAAAACAATCATCAGAAAACGCCGCAAAAAACTGCAAAATCGCGACGGATCCACCGGATGGCTGGAAGTCAACAAAGTTCCCCTGAGGGACAGGAACGGCAGGATAGTCGGTATACTGACCACGGCTGAAAATGTTACCAAAGAACAGAATCTGGAAAAGCAGCTCCTCCAGTCCCAGAAAATGGAAGCACTGGGAACTCTTGCCGGAGGAATCGCTCATGATTTCAATAATATACTTACATCAATCATTAATTCCACAGAACTGGCCCTGGGGATCTTGATCCGAAGAGTATGA
- a CDS encoding ABC transporter substrate-binding protein produces the protein MKRYMLPTLLLPLLLLCCVQWSHGGSKKNILYLNSYHHGYRWSDKILEGIRSVLRESDSHIGLQIEYMDTKKYNYTHIKNSLFTLYREKFRGENFDLILVSDNNGFNFVSQYHETLFRKKPIVFCGINNFEAINNSPENITGVIENFDLVSTLDLIRSLHPREKKWSSLAMNPPQAGGSADRWKKYSPPIHSLSR, from the coding sequence ATGAAAAGATACATGCTGCCCACACTCCTCTTGCCACTGCTTCTCCTGTGCTGTGTACAGTGGAGCCATGGTGGAAGCAAAAAAAATATCCTCTATCTTAATTCCTACCACCACGGTTACCGCTGGTCAGACAAAATACTTGAAGGTATCCGATCAGTGTTAAGGGAAAGTGACAGTCACATCGGTCTGCAGATAGAATACATGGATACTAAAAAATACAACTACACCCATATAAAAAACAGCCTTTTCACCCTATACAGGGAAAAGTTCCGTGGGGAAAATTTTGACCTCATTCTGGTATCCGATAATAACGGCTTTAATTTTGTTTCACAGTACCATGAAACACTTTTCCGTAAAAAACCCATCGTGTTTTGTGGAATAAATAATTTTGAAGCCATCAATAATTCTCCGGAAAACATCACCGGAGTCATTGAAAACTTCGACCTTGTCAGCACCCTTGATCTTATCCGCAGCCTCCACCCGAGAGAAAAAAAATGGTCGTCATTGGCGATGAATCCGCCACAGGCAGGGGGATCCGCAGACAGATGGAAAAAATACTCTCCACCTATTCATTCCCTTTCCAGGTAG
- the rhaD gene encoding rhamnulose-1-phosphate aldolase, whose product MAEKKIDLPGAVLAELEKISMVASYLWERQWIERNGGNISFNLTEMITGLPDSLDGFQYIERQVPAGTAGMVVFITAGGARLRDLMNHIEEIGCVLRIDEEEKGCHLLWGGGKNSFQPSSEFIPHLLIHLEKKRLKDGHRAVLHVHPLELIAMSHHPVLGHDEQKLNRACWSMLPEVRLFIPRGLALVPFYLPGSDELAAQTATALCSRDVALWSKHGAVATGRDIYEAFDCIDVANKGASIYLRCLSAGFEPDGLSEDEMAKLMGGFV is encoded by the coding sequence ATGGCAGAGAAGAAAATAGACTTACCTGGGGCAGTGCTGGCTGAACTTGAGAAGATATCAATGGTGGCTTCTTATCTTTGGGAGCGGCAGTGGATCGAGCGAAACGGGGGCAATATTTCTTTCAACCTCACGGAAATGATTACCGGGTTGCCGGATTCCCTGGATGGTTTTCAATATATTGAAAGACAGGTTCCTGCCGGTACTGCCGGTATGGTTGTTTTTATAACGGCTGGTGGCGCGCGATTGCGGGATCTAATGAACCATATTGAAGAGATTGGCTGTGTTCTGAGGATCGATGAAGAGGAGAAGGGATGCCATCTTCTCTGGGGAGGAGGAAAAAACAGTTTTCAGCCCAGCAGCGAATTCATCCCTCATCTTTTGATTCATCTGGAAAAAAAGAGGCTTAAAGATGGACACCGGGCGGTTCTTCATGTCCATCCCCTGGAATTGATTGCCATGAGTCATCACCCTGTTTTGGGTCATGATGAGCAGAAATTGAATCGTGCCTGCTGGTCGATGTTACCGGAGGTTCGTCTTTTTATTCCCCGGGGTCTGGCCCTTGTCCCATTTTACCTGCCTGGTTCAGATGAGCTGGCAGCACAGACCGCGACAGCTCTGTGCAGCAGGGATGTCGCTCTCTGGAGCAAACATGGAGCTGTTGCCACAGGCAGGGATATTTATGAAGCATTTGATTGTATAGATGTGGCCAATAAGGGGGCTTCAATTTACCTGCGATGCCTGTCTGCCGGCTTTGAACCGGATGGACTGAGTGAAGATGAAATGGCGAAACTGATGGGTGGTTTTGTTTGA